The bacterium region ATCTCATCTTGTTAATTTAGGAATTGTTGAAGCAAAAGCATTGCCACAAACACCCTGTTTTGAAGCAGGTGTCCTTTTTGCTCAAACAGAAGGATTTTTGCCGGCACCTGAAACAAATCATGCTATAAGAGCAGCAATTGAAGAAGCAAAAAATGCACCAGAAGGGAAAGTAATAGTTTATAATCATTCAGGACATGGACATTTTGACCTCTCTGCTTATGAATCATATTTTAAAGGTGAACTTATTGATTATGAATATCCAGAAGAAAAGGTTAAAGAATCGCTAAAAAAACTTCCTAATATAGAATAGAAGTAAATGTATCAAGGAACTGCATTGCCTGAAGAGTGGGAGGAATGAATTTAAAATTGAAAACTAAAAATGTAAAACTATAACTCAAAGTTTAAAATTTTTTTGATTTTGGTTTTAAATCCGCCACATTCGCCACAAAACATTGCGAATCCGACGCGGTTTCTGGCGGACTAATCGACGGACGCTAAAATACGCGCTTTGTACCTGAAATTTATCTTTTCCCCTGACATCTTTTTACTCTGTTCCTTTTAAATTAGAAATGACGAAAATAAAGATATGTGGATTTACAAGAAGGAAAGATATAGAAGACGCAATTGATTTAGGAATAAAATGGATAGGTTTGAATTTTTATGAAAAAAGTCCAAGATATATCAGTGAAAAAGAGGCGAAAGTTTTGATTGAGAACCTTCCTTCAGAAGTAAAAAAAATAGGTGTTTTTGTAAATCCTGATGAGAAATTATTATTTGAATATGTAAGAAAATTAAATTTAGATGGTGCTCAATTACATGGAAACGAGCCACCATCTCTTGTTAAAAGATTTAAAAAAATTTTTCCTGATAAAATTTTAATAAAAGGTATAAGAGTAAAAAACGAAGGTTCATTAAATAAAATTAAAAATTATAAATTTGATTATTTACTGATTGATGCTTTTGATGAAAAATTGTCTGGTGGGACAGGGAAATTGATAAATTATAAATATCTTGATAGAAAAGATATCCCATTTGCCAGGATATTTTTAGCAGGAGGTATAACTCCTGAAAATGTAAAAGATATAATAAAAAGATTTTCTCCTTATGGAATAGATGTTGCATCTGGAGTTGAAATTGCGCCAGGAATAAAAATTAAAGAAAAAATGAAAAAACTTGTAGAGGAAGTGAGAAATGCTTTTGCCTGATAAAAATGGAAAGTATGGTGAATTTGGTGGAAAATTTGCTCCTGAAACATTGATGCCTGCTCTTGAATTACTTGAAAATGATTATAAAAAATTTTCAAATGATACTGCTTTTAAAAAAGAACTTTCTCAACTTCTTTCTGACTATACAGGTAGACCCACTCCACTCTACTTTGCAAAAAATTTAAGTAAATTTCTTGGTTTTACTGTTTATCTTAAAAGAGAAGACCTGGCTCATACAGGGGCACATAAAATTAACAATACATTAGGACAGGTTCTTTTAGCAAAAAAAACAGGGAAAACAAGAGTAATTGCAGAAACAGGTGCAGGACAGCATGGTGTTGCAACTGCAACTGCTGCTTCTCTTTTAAATATGAAATGCGATGTTTATATGGGGAAAATTGATATAGAGAGGCAAAAATTAAATGTGTATAGGATGAAATTATTAGGAGCAGAAGTAATTTCTGTTAGTTCAGGAAGTCAAACATTGAAAGATGCAATAAATGAAGCAATGAGGGATTGGATTTCAAATCTCCAAACAACCCATTATGTAATTGGTTCTATTGTTGGACCACATCCATATCCTTTAATTGTAAGGGATTTCCAATCAGTAATAGGGAAAGAGGCAAAGAAACAAATTCTACAGAAAGAAGGTAAATTACCAGATTATTTAGTTGCCTGTGTTGGTGGAGGGAGTAATAGTATTGGACTTTTTTATCCATTTTATAATGATATGGATGTAAAATTTATAGGGGTTGAAGCAGGTGGAAAGGGATTAAATACAGATAAACATGCTGCAACTTTATGCAAAGGAGATAAAGGAATTTTACATGGAAGTTTTACATATATTTTGCAGGATAAAAATGGGCAAATTCATCCAACTCATTCTGTTTCTGCTGGACTTGATTATCCAGGGGTGGGACCTGAACATTCTTTTTATAAAACAACAAAAAGAGCAAAATATGTTTCTGTTACAGATGAGTATGCACTTCTTGGTTTCCATAAATTAAGTGAACTTGAAGGAATTATTCCTGCTTTAGAACCATCTCACGCTATTGGATATCTCATAAAAAATAAAAAAGAATTTAAGAGTTCTGATGTTATTGTTTTATGCCTTTCTGGCAGAGGGGATAAAGATGTTGAAGAAGTCGCAAAAATAGAAGGAATAAAATGAATAAAATTGATGAAAAATTTGCTGAATTAAAAATAAAAGAACAAAAAGCACTAATTGGATATTTTACTGCTGGTTATCCTGATTTTGAGACATCAAAACAGGTGATTTTACGAAGTGTCAGGGCAGGAATTGATATTCTGGAAATTGGAGTTCCATTTTCAGACCCACTTGCAGATGGTCCTATAATTCAATATACTTCAAATATTGCTTTACAAAATGGAATAAACATGGATAAATGTTTTTCTCTTTGTGAGGAAATAAAAGATTGTGTTTCTATTCCATATCTTTTGATGACTTATTATAACCCTGTTTATAAATATGGAATTGAGAAATTTGCAGTAAAAGCAAAGAAATGTGGTGTTTCAGGAGTAATTGTACCAGACCTTCCATTTGAAGAAAGTGAACTCTTGAAAAAACAATTAAAGAAAAATAATATTTTTTTAATAAACTTTTTAACTCCTTTTACACAATTTGAAAGAGGGAAGAAAATTATTGAACAGGCAGAAGGATTTATTTATTTTATAACAATAGCAGGTATTACCGGAGAGAAAAAAGAATTTGATTATAATGCATTTAAGGTTATTGAAAAATATAAAAAAATAAAAGATATACCTTTTTGTGCTGGATTTGGAATATCAACTGTAAGTCAAATTAAAAAAATTAAGAAATATGTGGATGGCATAATTGTTGGCAGTCATTTTTTGAAACAATTAATATATGGTAAAATTGAAAATGTAGAAAAAAGCGTTTCTAAATTTAAAGAGGTGTTATTATGAAAATATTAAAAAAAATTATTGCTTTAGTTATTGTAGTTATAATTCTTGGGGCTGGATTTATTTACTGGCAGAAATATACAGAAAAACAAAGGATAAAATTAGCAGAAGAAGAAAAAAGAAAACAGGAAGAAATTGAAAGAGAAAAGCAAAGACAATTCCTTGAACAAAAAAAACAGGAATATTATTCCCTTATTGATGAAATGAGAAAGTATTTTAGGCAAGGGGATTATAAGAAGGTAAAGGAAATTGCAGAAAATTCGTTTGCACTTGCAAAGGACTTTAACTTTGATACAACTGAAATAAATAAAATTCTTCATCAAATTGAAGTAATAAATTACCAGAGAAAACTGGAACAATTAGATAAAGATAATAAAGATATATTTAACTATTCCTATGTTAGAAATGAATTATTAAAAATACCATCATTAGAAGAACTGACATCATTAAAAAACAAAATATATCAGAAAACATTTCAGAATGAATATCTTGTATTGCTTGAATTAGCAGAAAAACATGCAATTGATGGAAAACAGGGCAAAAATTCAAAAATTAACTATTTTTTAAGTAAGGACTATCTTTATAAAGCACAAAATTTGAGAAAAACTAAAAATTTAAAGCAAGATATAAAAAGAGAAGAAAAAATTGCAGAAATTCAAAAAGATGTATTTTTTGCTTTTAATCAATTCAAAGAAAATACAATTCCCTCTTCCCTCTACCAGTAAATCTAACCACAGGGATTAAATATAGGTCTAATAATTATGAAAAGCTATGAAAAAAAGATATAGAAAAAGTAAAGAGATTATTGCAAAAAACATGGGAACATCAGTTATTAAAGAGCAATTACTTTCTTCTGATATATACAAAAGTAGAAAGTTTTCCAATATTGGAAATGTTATTGTCTATATAGGAGATGTCATTAAGTGCCTCCGTTTATTGCCTGATGGTATTGTAGATTGTGTTATAACAAGTCCTCCCTATTGGAAACAGAGAGATTATAAGGACCCTCACCAAATTGGTCAAGAAAGCACCTATCAAGAATATGTAAAAAATCTTGTTGGTGTTTTTACAGAAATGAAAAGGGTCTTAAAGCCCACAGGAACATTTTTTTTAAATGTAGGATATAAATACCAGAATAAGGAATTGTTACTTATCCCTGAACTATTGGCAATTGAACTACAAAAGAATGGTTGGACTCTTTTAAACAAAATTATTTGGAATAAGCCCAATGCTATGCCATCTTCATTTGATAGTAGATTTTCAAATGTTTATGAGCCAGTATTTTTATTTGTGAAAAATGAAAGTAAATATAAATATTATTTGTCAATAGATACACTGAGATTGCCTGTAAATAATTTTGTCAATAATAAAAATCCAGAAGATATATTAGGTTTTGAGGTAGAAAACTCATTATTAAAAGACAAAAAAATTAAAGGATATATTTCCAAAGTTTTTAAAAATTCCAGAGGTGATATACTCGCCCAGGTGAATTGGGATGATAGGAAAAATACTATTGAGATTGTAAATGATTTTAATAAAGAATCCCAGATTTCAATTGGTTTAATTTGTGAGGATTGTGGTAGAACCATGAAACATGAAATAGATATAAATAGTCATCTCAATTGTAAGGGATTTCCAAAACCTATATTACCCCCAGTAGCAAACTTTAATAACTTAATAGAATTAAGTGATTCATCTTTGTTTTCTTCTGTTTCTCCTCAATTTTTTCAAAATAGTAGACGAGTTTACAATGGTAAATTCAAATTAAGTCCTGACAATAGAGGTGCTTCTCCTGGAGCAAGGAAATCACTATTTGGAGAATATTTTGTTTTACAAAGGAGATACGAAATTTTCCAACCAATAATTGCTGATTATCTTGCATTTTGGAAAAGAAAAAAAAACATCACTACGAAGGAAATTGATAAACTATTAGGATATAAAGACACAGCAGGTCATTGGTTTAGAAAGGATACAGGTAGTTGGGGACGGGGGGGATCTATTCCTCTGCCAGATGATTGGTTTAAACTAAAAGAAATACTTGAATTTGATAATATCTATGATAGATGGATTACAGAAACTCATTTAGTTCTTCAAACAGTGAGAGCACACCCCAAAGGTAAAAATCCGGGTGATGTGTGGAATATAAAACTACAACCTTTTTCTGGTAATCACTTTGCTATTTTCCCTGAGGAACTTGTCAAAAGGTGCATTTTGTCAGGATGTCCTGAACAAGGAGTTGTATTAGACCCATTTGCTGGTTCTGGAACAACAGGCAAAGTTGCCCAAGAATTAGGTAGGGATGGAATATTAATAGAACTTGTTCCAAAGTATTTAGATATTATTAAAAAAAGATGTAAAAACATTAAGGAAGTGATTTATGTTAAATGATATTGAATTAGAGAAAAAAGAAAAGCAATATTTTGATTTAATTCTACTTCATTTAAAACAGGACTTAAATTCCCTGATGGATGGATTAAACTCACGGATAAAAATTCTAAATAACTGGTATGATAACTTTATAAAAACAGCAAGAAGTGGTTATAAATCATCAGATTTGGATACTGGGGCAGAGAGAATTTTTCATCATTTCTTTGCTTCTATTTTAAAGTTTCCAAATTCTTCTCCTGTGGGTTCTGACTTGATGTTTGAACTTCCAGATTCCTTTATGCATATTGAAATTAAAACTGCTCTTATAGATAATCCTTCGGATTATAAAGGTAAAATTAATATTGCTATAAACCAAACTTCATATAGAGTGAATAATGTATTTTTACCTAACTTACCTCAATATTATAAATCATCATCTTTCAATGAAGAAAAACCATGTTTAACTTATATTATTCAGATAGTTCACAAACACGCTAAACCAGATATTAAAGCAATCAAATTAGTATGTATTCCTAATGGACAACTTTACACACATTATGGAAAGAGTATTTTTAAAAGTGGTAAGGGTGGTTATACTAAGGCAAAAGATTTTCGTTATAATTACTCTGCTGAACCATATTTTAAACTTTTATCAAAAAAATATAGAGAAAAGATATTCAGGATTGAGTTAGTATATTTAGCAAAAGATATAAAAAGAAAGGATATTACTAATCTTTCGGATGTTCCTGTTCACTTTCAATTTTAAGTTTACTATGTTTAACCGTACAGGTTGAATAAAAGAATTAACAGAAAAGGCAAAAGGTCTGTGTTTTTTAAATGTAAAAAACGATGAATTTTTAAAAACTATGTTATTTAAATATAAAATTTATGTAAAAAATAATCCTTATAATATTTCACTACAAAACATAAAGAAATATGGAAAATAAAGAATTAGAAAATATAATAAAAAATAGGAAACAATGGGTAAATTCTTCAATTGAGAATAATTTTGATTTTGATAGTATTTTATCTGGGTTATATAGTGACCCATCTAATTTCATATATGAACTATTACAAAATGCAGAAGATGAAGGTGCAACAGAAATTAGATTTGAACTCTATGAAGATTAGATATTTGTCATAATGGGAAAGATTTTGATGAGGGGGAGAGATTTTAAAACTCTGTACCTAAGTGTAGCAATTTTCCACTAAGGATTAAAAGTTTTTTCTCTCCACTCTCCACTTAAATATGAACTGAGTTAGTGAATATTTACCTTGAAGTTAATCATTACAAAGGGAGGAATATGGAAAGAACAGAATTTCCAAGACCTGATTTTAAAAGAGATGAGTATAAAATTTTAAATGGAATATGGGATTTTGAAATTGATAAATCTAATACAGGAATTGAAAGAGAATTATTTTTAAAAGATAAAAAGTTTTCCGAAAAAATAGTTATTCCTTTTCCTCCAGAGAGTAAATTGTCAAAAATTAATGAAAAGGATTTTATGGTTTCAGTATGGTATAAAAAAGAAATTGAAATTCCTGAAAATTGGAAGAACAAGAGAATATTTTTAAATTTTGGTGCAGTTGATTTTAAAGCAAGCGTATGGATAAATGAACATTTCTTAGGTACCCATATTGGTGGATATACTCCTTTTAGTTTTGAAATAACAAATTACTTAAAAAGAGGTAAAAATTACATTGTTTTAAATGCTTATGATGACAATCGACTAAACCTTCAACCTGCTGGAAAACAGTCATTAAAATATAATTCCTATGGATGTTCTTATACCAGAACTACTGGTATATGGCAGACTGTATATCTTGTTGCTACTGGCAAAAATTATATTGAAAAAATCAAAATTTCTCCTGATATTGAAAATGAGAAGGTTAACTTTTTTATTGACACAACTGGTGGTAAATTTTTAGAATTTGAAATATACTTTTCAAATGAAAAAATTGGTTTTGGTAAGTTTAAAGTAGACAAAAATGGAATATATTCAGTGCCTATAAATAAAATAATTTTTTGGGATTATAAAAATCCAGCATTATATGATGTTAAAATTAAACTTTTTGAAGATAATAAAACTTTGGTAGATGAAATTTATACTTATTTTGGTATAAGAACAATAAAAATTGCGGGTAATAGGATATATTTAAATGGTGAAAAATTATTTATGAAAATGGTACTTGACCAGGGATATTATCCTGATGGAATTTATACTGCAAAAAACCAGGAAGAATTTAAAAAAGATATTTTAATTTCAAAAAATTTAGGATTTAATGGGGCAAGATTACATCAAAAAATTTTTGACCCAATTTATTTGTATTGGGCTGATAAATTGGGCTATCTTGTATGGGAGGAATATCCAAATTGGGGAATAAAAAATCGCATTAGTGAAGAAACATTTCATATTTTATTGTACGAATGGATTTCTTCAATAGAAAGAGATATTAATCATCCTTCTATAATTGGTTGGTGTCCCTTAAATGAGACAACTATATTTCAGAACTCAGACCTTGTAAAAACTCTATATAGAATAACAAAGAAGTTTGATATTACAAGACCAGTGATTGATACAAGTGGATATATTCATGTTGAAACAGATATTTACGACTGTCACAATTATAAACAAAATCCAGAAGAATTTAAAAATGATTTTGAAAAATTTAAAACACAAGATACCATTTGGAAAAATTTTCCAGAATATGATGCAGAGTATAAAGGACAACCTTATTGGATAAGTGAATATGGTGGAATATGGTGGAGTGAAGAAGAAAGTGGGTGGGGATATGGAGATAGACCTAAAAATAAAAAAGAGTTTCTTGAAAGATACAATGGTTTGACAAAAGTTTTATTAAATCATCCGAAAATATCTGGTTTTTGTTATACTCAATTATATGATGTAGAACAAGAGAAAAATGGACTTTATACTTATGAAAGAGAAGTGAAATTTAATCCAGAAATTATAAGAAGAATTAATTCTGGTTTATAATTTATCAATGGAAATACTTTCAAATCATCCCTCTTTACAGTCTAATATTTATTGAATATCAAAAAATCTGCATTTACTCAATCTGAAATTTTCCTCTTGAAATTAAAGATGTTTATCAAATGTGATATAATAAAACAATATAAAATTTAAGAAAATAGGTGAAAAAATGAATAAAGATGAAATAAAAATAGGGCTTGTTGGATGTGGAACTGTTGGGTCTGCTTTTTTGAAAGAAATTATTAAGAAAAAAGGTGAGATAAAAAAGAAAACAGGACTGAATATTACATTAAGTAAAATATATGATAAGAATAAAAAAAAGAAAAGTTTACTGCCAGAAAAATTTGTATCTTCTCCAGAGGATATAATTAATGACCCTGAAATAGATATATTTGTTGAACTTATTGGAGGTATTTCTCCATCTTATGAATATGTAGTTAAAGCAATTGAAAATAAAAAAAGTGTTGTAACAGCAAATAAAGCATTAATATCCGAAAAGGGGAAAGAACTATTTGAAAAATCAAAACAGGCAAATGTTTATATTGGTTTTGAAGGAAGTGTTGGAGGTGCTATTCCTGTAATAAATATTTTAAAAGAAAGTTTTATTGGGAATAAGATTATGACAGTAATGGGGATTTTAAATGGAACTACAAATTATATACTTACAAAAATGTATCATGAAGGGATTGATTATGAACAGGCATTAAAGGATGCCCAGAAAAATGGATATGCAGAAGTGAACCCATCTCTTGACATTAAAGGTATAGATACTGCACATAAACTTGCAATACTTACAACTCTTTCATTTAATAAATGGATTGATTGGAAAAAAATAAAAATTGAAGGTATAGATAAAATAGAAATTGAAGATATAAAATTTGCAGATGAATTTGGATATAGAATTAAACTTTTAGGGATATCAAAAATAAATAATTCTAAAAAATTGGAATTAAGAGTTCATCCTGTTTTAATTTCTAAAGGTCATTTATTATCTCTTGTTGATGGTGTTTATAATGCTGTATACTTTGAAGGTGATATGATAGGAAAATCCCTTCTTTATGGAGAAGGTGCAGGAAGTTATGCTGCTGCAAGTTCTGTTATATCCGATGTTATTGGTATTTCAAAGAAAATTGTAAATAATAATAAAAATGCTGATATTTTATGGACTAATAGAGAAATTGAAATACAACCATTTCAGGAACTTCAAAGCAGATATTATTTCAGATTTACAGCAATTGATAAACCGGGGGTATTGTCAAAAATTTCAAAAGTTTTAGGAGAAAACAATATAAGTATTTCTTCTGTTATACAAAAAGAGGAAAATCCCCAAAAAGCAGTTCCTATTGTTATGTTAACACATAAAGCAATTGAAAATGATGTTGAGAAAGCAATAAATGGAATAAATAAACTTACAATAATTAAGAAACCAACTGTTGTAATAAGAGTTGAAGAATAAATTCCCCCTCACTCTACCCTCTGCACAACGGGGTTGAGGGGATTTTCTCCTACTTAAATATTAATATTTACTAAAATGGAAAAAATACTTTATAGAAGCACTAATGGAAAAGCACCAATTGTGAGTTTTAAAGAAGCATTACTTAATGGACAAGCACCTGATTATGGTCTTTATGTTCCTACTTTCATACCAAAGATAAGAATTGATGAAATAAAATGTTTGAAACAAAAACCATATTTTGAAGTTGCCTTTCACATACTTTATAAATTTTTAAAAGGAGAGATAGGAGAAAAAGAACTTTTTGAGATGTGCAAAAATGTATATGATTTTGATGTGCCTATAATTGAAATTGAAAAAGGCAAATTATATATTCTCCGTTTGGATAAAGGACCTACCTGCTCATTTAAGGATTTTGCAGCAAAAATGATGGCATCACTTATGGAATATTTTGCAAAAGAGGAAAATAAAAAATTAACAGTACTTGTTGCAACTTCAGGAGATACAGGAGGGGCAGTTGCAAATTCATTTTATAAGAAAGAAAATATAAAAGTTGTTGTTCTTTTTCCTGTTGAAGAGGTCTCTGAAAGGCAAAGAAAACAAATGACAACCTTAGGGGAAAATATTTTACCTATAGGTATCAAGGGGAAATTTGATGATTGTCAGAACTTTGTTAAAAGAGCATTTAATGATATATCTCTTTCTTCTTTGAATTTAACATCTGCTAATTCAATAAATATTGGTAGATTACTTCCCCAGATTGTTTATTATTTTTATGCATATCTAAAATTTGAAAAAGAAATTGTTTTTTCTGTTCCAAGTGGGAATTTTGGAAATCTTATGGGAGGGGTAATTGGTAAAAAAATGGGTTTGCCAGTAAAAAAATTTCTTGTTGCAGTAAATGAAAATAATGAATTTCCTGAGTTTTTAAGGACAGGTGAATATATGCCTGTTATTCCTTCTAAAAAATGCAGTTCAAATGCTATGAATGTTGGACATCCAAGTAATTTTGCTCGTCTTATTGACATTTATGGTGGCTGGATAATGGATGAAAGAGATAAAGATGGAAAAGTTATAAAATATGGAGTAATGAAAAGGAAACCAGATATGGAAAAAATGAGAAATGATTTTATTTCTTTTTCAATATCAAATGAAGAAGTAGATGAGACAATTAAAAATTACTATCAAAAATATAAAATAGTTATTGAGCCACATACCGCAGTTGGAATAAAAAGTTATGAAAAAAGTCAAATTAGTGATTTGGTAATTGTTCTTCAAACAGCAGACCCGGCAAAATTTCCAGAAAAGATAAAACAACTTTTAAATATTGAACCAAAAATACCAGAAGCATTAGCGAAAATACTCACTAAAAAAGAGGATTCATTTGATGTTTTAGAAAATAATTATGATGTGTTTAAAAAATATCTTCTGGATAAAATAAAATGAAATACTTAATTTTAATAATGGATGGAGCAGCAGATTACCCTATAGAAAAATTAAATGGTAAAACACCTTTACAGGTGGCAAAAAAGATAAATATAGATAAATTAGCTGAAAAAAGTAGATGCGGTCTTTTAAAAACCATTCCTGAAAATTTCTCATCTGGTTCTGTTGTTGCAAATCTTTCAATACTTGGTTATGATCCTGAAAAATATTTTAAAGGAAGGGGAGTTCTTGAAGCAGCAGCAATGGGAATAAAACTTAATAAAA contains the following coding sequences:
- a CDS encoding phosphoribosylanthranilate isomerase, with amino-acid sequence MTKIKICGFTRRKDIEDAIDLGIKWIGLNFYEKSPRYISEKEAKVLIENLPSEVKKIGVFVNPDEKLLFEYVRKLNLDGAQLHGNEPPSLVKRFKKIFPDKILIKGIRVKNEGSLNKIKNYKFDYLLIDAFDEKLSGGTGKLINYKYLDRKDIPFARIFLAGGITPENVKDIIKRFSPYGIDVASGVEIAPGIKIKEKMKKLVEEVRNAFA
- the trpB gene encoding tryptophan synthase subunit beta; translation: MLLPDKNGKYGEFGGKFAPETLMPALELLENDYKKFSNDTAFKKELSQLLSDYTGRPTPLYFAKNLSKFLGFTVYLKREDLAHTGAHKINNTLGQVLLAKKTGKTRVIAETGAGQHGVATATAASLLNMKCDVYMGKIDIERQKLNVYRMKLLGAEVISVSSGSQTLKDAINEAMRDWISNLQTTHYVIGSIVGPHPYPLIVRDFQSVIGKEAKKQILQKEGKLPDYLVACVGGGSNSIGLFYPFYNDMDVKFIGVEAGGKGLNTDKHAATLCKGDKGILHGSFTYILQDKNGQIHPTHSVSAGLDYPGVGPEHSFYKTTKRAKYVSVTDEYALLGFHKLSELEGIIPALEPSHAIGYLIKNKKEFKSSDVIVLCLSGRGDKDVEEVAKIEGIK
- the trpA gene encoding tryptophan synthase subunit alpha, whose product is MNKIDEKFAELKIKEQKALIGYFTAGYPDFETSKQVILRSVRAGIDILEIGVPFSDPLADGPIIQYTSNIALQNGINMDKCFSLCEEIKDCVSIPYLLMTYYNPVYKYGIEKFAVKAKKCGVSGVIVPDLPFEESELLKKQLKKNNIFLINFLTPFTQFERGKKIIEQAEGFIYFITIAGITGEKKEFDYNAFKVIEKYKKIKDIPFCAGFGISTVSQIKKIKKYVDGIIVGSHFLKQLIYGKIENVEKSVSKFKEVLL
- a CDS encoding site-specific DNA-methyltransferase is translated as MKKRYRKSKEIIAKNMGTSVIKEQLLSSDIYKSRKFSNIGNVIVYIGDVIKCLRLLPDGIVDCVITSPPYWKQRDYKDPHQIGQESTYQEYVKNLVGVFTEMKRVLKPTGTFFLNVGYKYQNKELLLIPELLAIELQKNGWTLLNKIIWNKPNAMPSSFDSRFSNVYEPVFLFVKNESKYKYYLSIDTLRLPVNNFVNNKNPEDILGFEVENSLLKDKKIKGYISKVFKNSRGDILAQVNWDDRKNTIEIVNDFNKESQISIGLICEDCGRTMKHEIDINSHLNCKGFPKPILPPVANFNNLIELSDSSLFSSVSPQFFQNSRRVYNGKFKLSPDNRGASPGARKSLFGEYFVLQRRYEIFQPIIADYLAFWKRKKNITTKEIDKLLGYKDTAGHWFRKDTGSWGRGGSIPLPDDWFKLKEILEFDNIYDRWITETHLVLQTVRAHPKGKNPGDVWNIKLQPFSGNHFAIFPEELVKRCILSGCPEQGVVLDPFAGSGTTGKVAQELGRDGILIELVPKYLDIIKKRCKNIKEVIYVK
- a CDS encoding glycoside hydrolase family 2 TIM barrel-domain containing protein, coding for MERTEFPRPDFKRDEYKILNGIWDFEIDKSNTGIERELFLKDKKFSEKIVIPFPPESKLSKINEKDFMVSVWYKKEIEIPENWKNKRIFLNFGAVDFKASVWINEHFLGTHIGGYTPFSFEITNYLKRGKNYIVLNAYDDNRLNLQPAGKQSLKYNSYGCSYTRTTGIWQTVYLVATGKNYIEKIKISPDIENEKVNFFIDTTGGKFLEFEIYFSNEKIGFGKFKVDKNGIYSVPINKIIFWDYKNPALYDVKIKLFEDNKTLVDEIYTYFGIRTIKIAGNRIYLNGEKLFMKMVLDQGYYPDGIYTAKNQEEFKKDILISKNLGFNGARLHQKIFDPIYLYWADKLGYLVWEEYPNWGIKNRISEETFHILLYEWISSIERDINHPSIIGWCPLNETTIFQNSDLVKTLYRITKKFDITRPVIDTSGYIHVETDIYDCHNYKQNPEEFKNDFEKFKTQDTIWKNFPEYDAEYKGQPYWISEYGGIWWSEEESGWGYGDRPKNKKEFLERYNGLTKVLLNHPKISGFCYTQLYDVEQEKNGLYTYEREVKFNPEIIRRINSGL
- a CDS encoding homoserine dehydrogenase is translated as MNKDEIKIGLVGCGTVGSAFLKEIIKKKGEIKKKTGLNITLSKIYDKNKKKKSLLPEKFVSSPEDIINDPEIDIFVELIGGISPSYEYVVKAIENKKSVVTANKALISEKGKELFEKSKQANVYIGFEGSVGGAIPVINILKESFIGNKIMTVMGILNGTTNYILTKMYHEGIDYEQALKDAQKNGYAEVNPSLDIKGIDTAHKLAILTTLSFNKWIDWKKIKIEGIDKIEIEDIKFADEFGYRIKLLGISKINNSKKLELRVHPVLISKGHLLSLVDGVYNAVYFEGDMIGKSLLYGEGAGSYAAASSVISDVIGISKKIVNNNKNADILWTNREIEIQPFQELQSRYYFRFTAIDKPGVLSKISKVLGENNISISSVIQKEENPQKAVPIVMLTHKAIENDVEKAINGINKLTIIKKPTVVIRVEE
- the thrC gene encoding threonine synthase, giving the protein MEKILYRSTNGKAPIVSFKEALLNGQAPDYGLYVPTFIPKIRIDEIKCLKQKPYFEVAFHILYKFLKGEIGEKELFEMCKNVYDFDVPIIEIEKGKLYILRLDKGPTCSFKDFAAKMMASLMEYFAKEENKKLTVLVATSGDTGGAVANSFYKKENIKVVVLFPVEEVSERQRKQMTTLGENILPIGIKGKFDDCQNFVKRAFNDISLSSLNLTSANSINIGRLLPQIVYYFYAYLKFEKEIVFSVPSGNFGNLMGGVIGKKMGLPVKKFLVAVNENNEFPEFLRTGEYMPVIPSKKCSSNAMNVGHPSNFARLIDIYGGWIMDERDKDGKVIKYGVMKRKPDMEKMRNDFISFSISNEEVDETIKNYYQKYKIVIEPHTAVGIKSYEKSQISDLVIVLQTADPAKFPEKIKQLLNIEPKIPEALAKILTKKEDSFDVLENNYDVFKKYLLDKIK